From the genome of Blautia pseudococcoides, one region includes:
- a CDS encoding cytidylate kinase-like family protein: protein MTNRIITINRMYGSNGRLIGKALAERLDIPFYDKELITLASQENDIPLEELKKVDETRANQWHLPVKDAMQMEPQYHFQPMNDVLFGSQSKIIHDLAEKGDCILAGRCADQILENKCKSIFIFAPFEYRVINIMERIGREERSARSLVKKMDKRRRSYYEYFTDAKWLDMTHYDLCLDSSKFSQKHILDMLEALYRDM from the coding sequence ATGACTAACCGCATCATTACGATCAACCGAATGTATGGCAGCAATGGAAGACTGATCGGAAAAGCACTTGCAGAAAGACTTGATATTCCGTTTTATGACAAAGAGCTCATCACCCTGGCAAGCCAGGAAAATGATATTCCCCTGGAGGAACTGAAAAAAGTAGATGAAACGCGGGCAAACCAATGGCATCTTCCGGTAAAAGACGCCATGCAGATGGAACCCCAGTATCATTTTCAGCCCATGAACGACGTGCTCTTTGGGTCCCAGTCTAAAATCATTCATGACCTGGCAGAAAAGGGAGACTGTATTCTTGCAGGACGCTGTGCTGATCAGATCCTGGAGAATAAATGCAAAAGTATTTTCATTTTTGCCCCCTTTGAGTACAGGGTAATAAACATTATGGAACGTATCGGCAGAGAAGAGCGAAGCGCCCGCTCTCTGGTCAAAAAAATGGATAAAAGAAGACGTTCCTACTATGAATACTTCACAGATGCCAAATGGCTGGATATGACCCATTATGACCTCTGTTTAGACAGCAGCAAATTTTCCCAGAAGCACATCCTGGATATGCTGGAGGCTCTTTACAGAGACATGTAA
- a CDS encoding SHOCT-like domain-containing protein → MEEQLRILKMLEEGKITAEQASELLAALTPQKEVGAASYEVAKTEPVNMDYDKRMVRIVVDSSEGDKVNVQLPVTAIRQILKVTGKLPVVSENMQGIELTEVLDTVVDCLDAEAIGDIVNVVSKAGDVVKIYIG, encoded by the coding sequence ATGGAAGAACAGTTAAGAATTTTAAAAATGTTAGAGGAAGGCAAAATTACAGCAGAGCAGGCATCAGAGCTTCTGGCAGCTCTGACACCACAAAAGGAGGTGGGGGCAGCTTCCTATGAAGTGGCAAAAACCGAACCGGTCAATATGGACTATGACAAAAGAATGGTACGCATTGTGGTCGACAGCAGTGAGGGGGACAAAGTCAACGTGCAGCTTCCGGTGACAGCCATCCGACAGATCCTCAAAGTCACAGGAAAACTTCCTGTTGTCAGTGAAAATATGCAGGGTATTGAACTCACGGAGGTTCTGGATACCGTTGTGGACTGTCTGGATGCGGAAGCAATCGGTGATATTGTGAATGTAGTGTCTAAAGCTGGTGATGTTGTAAAAATTTACATCGGTTAA
- a CDS encoding DUF2089 domain-containing protein, whose translation MYKVISQCPVCGGQLKVIKLKCDKCDTVIENDFRLNKFDYLSEQELFFTETFIRCRGNIKEVEKELKISYPTVRSRLDEVIEKLGYKSAPAPDNKKKEILDALERGEITPEEALEQMK comes from the coding sequence ATGTATAAAGTAATCAGTCAGTGCCCGGTCTGCGGCGGTCAGCTCAAAGTGATCAAATTAAAATGTGACAAGTGTGATACAGTTATTGAAAATGATTTCCGCCTGAACAAATTTGACTACCTGTCCGAACAGGAGCTTTTCTTCACCGAAACATTTATCCGCTGCCGCGGCAACATCAAAGAAGTAGAAAAAGAACTGAAAATCTCTTATCCCACAGTCCGTTCCCGTCTGGACGAGGTGATAGAGAAGCTGGGATACAAATCGGCTCCGGCTCCGGACAATAAGAAAAAGGAAATACTGGATGCCCTGGAGCGCGGAGAAATCACCCCGGAGGAAGCTCTGGAGCAAATGAAATAA
- a CDS encoding helix-turn-helix domain-containing protein, which yields MTEQILAVQRMQDYIEQHLSESMTLAKLSEVSLYSPWYSYRLFKEYTNLTPADYIRRLRLSRSALRLRDEKCRILDVALDMGFGSVDGYQRAFFREFGCNPREYTANPGPLLLFIPYGVKYRNLRKEPEDMESVKSVFVQMTERPARKVIIKRGKNAEDYFQYCGEVGCDVWGILTSIKSISGEPVCLWLPEAYRTSGTSTYVQGVEVAADFQEPVPEGFECIDLPAAKYLMFRGEPFEEEGYCQAITEVQQAIEKYDPEVIGCCWDKENPRIQLEPVGHRGYIELLPVKEI from the coding sequence ATGACGGAGCAGATTCTGGCTGTCCAGAGAATGCAGGATTACATCGAACAACATTTAAGTGAAAGTATGACGCTGGCGAAGCTTTCGGAAGTGTCCCTGTATTCTCCCTGGTATTCATACCGCCTGTTTAAGGAGTATACCAATCTCACTCCGGCAGATTACATCCGCCGCCTGCGCCTTTCCCGGTCCGCCTTGCGCCTGCGGGATGAGAAATGCAGGATTCTGGATGTGGCACTGGATATGGGATTCGGCAGTGTAGATGGGTATCAGCGTGCTTTTTTTCGGGAGTTTGGCTGTAATCCCAGAGAGTACACGGCGAATCCGGGGCCTCTGCTTCTGTTTATCCCCTACGGCGTAAAATACAGAAACCTGCGAAAGGAGCCGGAAGATATGGAAAGTGTAAAAAGTGTATTTGTTCAGATGACAGAGCGACCAGCAAGAAAAGTGATCATAAAAAGAGGTAAGAATGCGGAGGATTATTTTCAGTATTGCGGGGAAGTAGGGTGTGATGTGTGGGGGATCCTCACCAGTATAAAATCCATCAGCGGCGAACCTGTATGTCTCTGGCTTCCGGAAGCATACCGCACTTCGGGCACATCGACATATGTGCAGGGTGTGGAAGTGGCAGCAGATTTCCAGGAGCCGGTGCCGGAGGGATTTGAATGTATAGATCTTCCGGCAGCAAAATACCTGATGTTTCGCGGAGAACCCTTCGAGGAGGAAGGGTACTGCCAGGCGATCACGGAAGTGCAGCAGGCAATTGAAAAATACGATCCGGAAGTGATCGGCTGCTGCTGGGATAAGGAAAATCCCCGCATACAGCTTGAACCGGTAGGTCACAGGGGATATATTGAACTGCTGCCGGTGAAAGAAATCTGA
- a CDS encoding RrF2 family transcriptional regulator, which translates to MKISTKGRYALRMMLDIAIHDEGGPVRVKEIASRQEISTKYLEQIVSILARAGYVKSIRGPQGGYRLSKKPEEYSVGSILRLTEGSLAPVECLEGETNECTRAEACPTLVLWKELDNAIKSVVDKYTLADLVEWQKQCSLNYII; encoded by the coding sequence ATGAAAATATCAACAAAAGGACGTTATGCACTGCGTATGATGCTGGATATAGCCATACACGATGAGGGCGGTCCGGTGAGAGTAAAAGAAATTGCGTCAAGACAGGAAATCTCCACAAAATACCTGGAGCAGATCGTGTCTATCCTTGCCCGCGCCGGTTATGTGAAAAGCATCCGCGGGCCCCAGGGCGGTTACCGCTTGTCCAAAAAGCCGGAGGAGTATTCCGTTGGTTCTATTCTCCGTTTGACAGAGGGCAGCCTGGCACCAGTGGAATGCCTGGAAGGGGAGACCAACGAATGTACCCGTGCAGAAGCCTGCCCCACGCTTGTTCTCTGGAAGGAGCTGGACAATGCCATAAAAAGTGTGGTGGACAAATACACACTGGCAGATTTGGTAGAATGGCAGAAGCAGTGCTCCCTGAATTATATAATATAA
- a CDS encoding O-acetylhomoserine aminocarboxypropyltransferase/cysteine synthase family protein, with protein sequence MKKTERKDRNFKFETLQLHVGQEAPDSATGARAVPIYASSSYVFDDCAHAAARFDLSNAGNIYGRLTNPTQDVFEQRIAALEGGVAALAVASGAAAISYTFQNLAKQGDHIVSAKNIYGGSYNLLEHTLPDYGIETTFVDIFNKEEVEGAIRENTKAIFIETLGNPRSEAVDIEAVAQIAHAHKIPLVVDNTFATPFLVRPIAYGADIVVHSATKFIGGHGTALGGVIIDSGKFDWEASGKFSSLVEPNPSYHGVSFTKAAGPAAFVTKIRAILLRDTGATLSPFHAFFFLQGLETLSLRVERHVQNTLKVVEYLQKHPLVEEVHHPSVSEDPEQQRLYKKYFPNGGGSIFTFEVKGDAGKTKEFIDNLELFSLLANVADVKSLVIHPASTTHAQLTEAELTEQGIRPNTVRLSIGTENIDDILQDLEEAFRAIS encoded by the coding sequence ATGAAAAAAACAGAGAGAAAAGACAGAAATTTTAAATTCGAGACTTTACAGCTTCATGTGGGCCAGGAGGCTCCGGATTCGGCAACAGGTGCAAGGGCAGTACCTATATATGCTTCCTCCTCCTATGTGTTTGATGACTGTGCACATGCGGCAGCACGTTTTGACCTGTCAAATGCGGGGAATATTTACGGAAGGCTGACAAATCCCACTCAGGATGTATTTGAACAGAGAATTGCGGCACTGGAGGGCGGCGTGGCAGCACTGGCTGTTGCGTCAGGAGCTGCGGCTATCTCCTATACCTTCCAGAATCTGGCAAAACAGGGGGACCACATCGTCTCCGCAAAAAATATTTACGGGGGGTCTTATAACCTGCTGGAACATACTCTGCCGGACTATGGGATTGAAACCACATTTGTGGATATATTTAATAAGGAAGAAGTGGAGGGCGCCATTCGGGAGAACACGAAAGCTATTTTTATTGAGACACTTGGAAATCCCCGTTCTGAGGCGGTGGATATTGAGGCTGTTGCGCAGATCGCTCATGCCCATAAAATTCCTTTGGTGGTTGACAACACGTTTGCCACGCCTTTCCTGGTGCGCCCCATTGCATACGGGGCGGATATTGTGGTACATTCCGCCACAAAGTTTATCGGCGGTCATGGTACGGCTCTGGGCGGTGTGATCATAGACAGCGGAAAATTTGACTGGGAGGCATCTGGAAAATTCTCCTCCCTTGTGGAACCCAATCCCAGCTACCACGGGGTAAGCTTTACAAAAGCCGCTGGTCCGGCTGCCTTTGTGACGAAGATCAGAGCCATTTTGCTGCGCGACACAGGTGCTACGCTTTCTCCCTTCCATGCATTTTTCTTCCTTCAGGGACTGGAAACTCTGTCTCTGCGGGTAGAACGCCATGTACAGAATACGCTGAAAGTGGTAGAATATTTACAGAAACATCCGCTGGTGGAGGAAGTTCATCATCCGTCTGTCAGCGAAGATCCCGAACAGCAGAGATTGTATAAAAAGTATTTCCCCAATGGGGGCGGTTCTATCTTTACATTTGAGGTAAAAGGAGATGCCGGGAAGACAAAAGAATTTATCGACAACCTGGAACTTTTCTCTTTGCTGGCAAATGTGGCTGATGTGAAATCCCTGGTCATTCACCCGGCTTCCACCACCCATGCCCAGCTCACCGAAGCAGAACTTACAGAGCAGGGAATCCGTCCAAATACTGTCCGCCTGTCCATAGGTACGGAGAACATTGATGACATCCTTCAGGATTTGGAGGAGGCATTTCGTGCCATATCCTGA
- the cysK gene encoding cysteine synthase A has product MSRDHIYRSAAELVGGTPLMEMQNMEKEEGLNASVLAKLEYLNPAGSVKDRIAKNMLDTAEEAGLIGPGTVLIEPTSGNTGIGLASMAAARGYRLILTMPETMSVERRNILKAYGAELVLTEGGKGMNGAIARAEELSREIPGSFIPGQFENASNPEMHRKTTGPEIWNDTEGTVDVFVSGVGTGGTITGTGEYLKSKNPAVKVVAVEPTDSPVLSGGRPGPHKIQGIGAGFIPTVLNTEIYDEIMQVENDAAIETAKKIAKKEGILVGISSGAAMYAAMELAKRKEYAGKNIVVLLPDSGDRYYSTPLFQN; this is encoded by the coding sequence ATGAGCAGAGATCATATTTATAGAAGCGCAGCAGAGCTGGTTGGAGGTACTCCCCTGATGGAAATGCAGAACATGGAAAAGGAGGAGGGGCTGAACGCGTCAGTTCTGGCAAAGCTGGAATATCTGAATCCGGCGGGAAGTGTGAAAGACAGGATTGCGAAAAATATGCTGGATACTGCGGAGGAGGCCGGGCTGATCGGTCCGGGTACGGTGCTGATAGAACCAACGTCCGGCAACACAGGCATAGGCCTTGCATCCATGGCAGCAGCCAGGGGATACCGCCTGATCCTTACAATGCCGGAGACTATGAGCGTGGAGCGCAGGAATATACTGAAAGCCTACGGTGCGGAGCTGGTGCTGACGGAGGGAGGCAAGGGCATGAATGGAGCCATAGCAAGAGCGGAGGAACTTAGCCGCGAAATTCCCGGCAGCTTCATTCCGGGCCAGTTTGAAAATGCCTCCAATCCGGAAATGCACAGAAAGACCACAGGACCTGAAATTTGGAACGATACGGAGGGCACCGTGGATGTCTTTGTTTCAGGGGTTGGCACAGGCGGAACCATCACAGGTACCGGAGAATATCTGAAATCGAAAAATCCGGCTGTTAAAGTGGTGGCGGTAGAGCCGACAGATTCACCGGTCCTCTCAGGCGGCAGGCCGGGTCCTCACAAGATCCAGGGCATCGGGGCAGGTTTTATCCCAACGGTGCTGAACACAGAGATATACGATGAGATCATGCAGGTGGAAAATGATGCAGCCATAGAAACCGCAAAGAAAATCGCAAAAAAAGAAGGCATTCTGGTAGGAATCTCCTCCGGTGCGGCCATGTATGCAGCTATGGAACTGGCTAAGAGAAAAGAGTATGCAGGGAAAAATATCGTTGTGCTTCTTCCGGACAGCGGAGACAGATATTATTCCACGCCATTATTCCAAAATTAA
- a CDS encoding carbohydrate-binding domain-containing protein: MYNKKTAAVLLCILLSAGTLWGCGSEQADSREADKTVSDTAPGGRAGMMGGSGSTEGVDRNLELTGSEVDTEFTERDREGTYAADEADDITLNGDTIQSESGSAEVSGSTITINGEGVYRITGELGDGQIVVDAGDSDKVQIVLDGAEIRCETSAAIYVKNADKVFLTLAEGSQNSLSGGNTYTQTDDNTVDGVVFSKDDLTVNGSGALKVTASYKHGIVSKNDLVITGGEITVNAAEHCMTGKDCIKVWDGTFSLTSQGKGMKAENTEETEKGNIYIAGGTFVLNTEDDALHTGGSIVIDGGSFTVDSGDDAFHADLDVVVNDGVIAVNSCYEGLEGRRVVVNGGETSLTASDDGVNAAKAKTEEEEADVPGGSGDGSMDNDTEAYIKITGGTLEVDAEGDGLDSNGSLFLSGGTVYVNGPVSGGDGALDYNGGADITGGTIIAVGSSGMAQGFSDSSTQCSILQNLTESQEAQSAVILIDADGNELLNWAPEKNYSSVLISCPEMNEGETYTLTIGNESKELTLESIVTSNGTAEGMGRMGGGMKGNMKNGQKPGHADGEMPEGMEPPDGEMPEGMEPPGEI, translated from the coding sequence ATGTATAATAAAAAAACAGCAGCAGTGCTTCTGTGTATTCTACTGTCGGCGGGTACCCTTTGGGGATGCGGAAGTGAACAGGCAGACAGCCGGGAGGCTGATAAAACGGTATCCGATACGGCGCCCGGTGGCAGAGCCGGTATGATGGGGGGAAGCGGCAGCACGGAAGGTGTGGACCGGAATCTGGAGCTGACAGGATCAGAGGTTGATACGGAATTTACCGAACGCGACCGAGAGGGTACTTATGCGGCGGATGAGGCGGATGATATAACCCTGAATGGAGATACCATTCAGTCGGAGAGCGGCAGTGCAGAGGTCTCCGGAAGCACGATCACCATTAACGGGGAAGGTGTCTACCGTATTACCGGGGAACTCGGTGACGGGCAGATCGTGGTAGATGCAGGGGACAGTGACAAAGTACAGATTGTTCTTGACGGAGCGGAGATCCGCTGTGAGACAAGCGCTGCTATTTATGTGAAAAACGCGGACAAAGTGTTTCTCACGCTGGCAGAGGGAAGTCAGAACAGTCTGAGCGGAGGAAATACATATACACAGACAGATGACAACACGGTAGACGGGGTAGTCTTTTCCAAGGATGATCTTACTGTAAACGGCAGCGGGGCTTTGAAAGTGACCGCCTCTTATAAACATGGCATTGTATCAAAAAATGATCTGGTCATCACAGGCGGAGAGATCACAGTCAATGCCGCGGAACACTGCATGACCGGAAAAGACTGTATAAAAGTATGGGACGGCACATTCAGCCTCACATCCCAGGGCAAGGGAATGAAAGCGGAAAATACAGAGGAGACGGAAAAAGGCAATATCTATATTGCAGGGGGCACCTTTGTTCTTAATACAGAAGATGATGCCCTGCACACCGGCGGCAGTATTGTCATAGACGGCGGCAGTTTTACGGTGGACTCAGGGGATGATGCCTTTCATGCGGATCTGGATGTTGTGGTGAACGATGGAGTGATTGCTGTAAACTCCTGCTATGAAGGACTGGAAGGCCGCAGAGTGGTGGTAAATGGCGGTGAAACCAGTCTGACGGCCAGTGATGACGGGGTAAATGCGGCAAAGGCGAAGACGGAAGAGGAGGAGGCAGATGTGCCCGGCGGAAGCGGGGACGGAAGCATGGACAATGATACGGAGGCCTACATTAAGATCACAGGGGGAACTCTGGAAGTGGACGCTGAGGGGGATGGCCTTGATTCTAACGGCAGTCTCTTTCTGTCAGGAGGAACCGTATATGTAAACGGCCCTGTGTCCGGCGGTGATGGTGCTCTTGACTATAACGGTGGCGCGGATATCACAGGCGGAACCATCATAGCTGTGGGAAGTTCCGGTATGGCACAGGGATTCAGTGATTCCTCCACCCAGTGTTCTATTCTGCAAAATCTCACAGAATCCCAGGAGGCACAGTCTGCGGTTATCTTAATAGATGCAGACGGCAATGAGCTGTTAAACTGGGCGCCTGAGAAAAATTATTCCTCTGTGCTGATCAGCTGTCCGGAAATGAATGAGGGGGAGACGTATACCCTTACTATCGGAAACGAGAGTAAGGAGCTGACCCTGGAATCCATAGTCACGTCCAATGGCACAGCAGAAGGTATGGGACGAATGGGCGGCGGCATGAAAGGAAATATGAAGAATGGCCAAAAGCCGGGTCATGCGGATGGAGAGATGCCGGAGGGAATGGAACCACCGGACGGAGAGATGCCGGAAGGAATGGAACCGCCGGGTGAAATTTAG
- a CDS encoding DUF4956 domain-containing protein has translation MLNTWFQSILVNETAATFSLGTFLACTAASLVLGLAAAVIYMYRNTYTKGFVVTLVLMPAIVQMVIMLVNGNLGTGVAVMGAFSLVRFRSVPGTAKEISSIFLAMAVGLATGMGYIGIAALFVVVIGAVNTIFTVSRFGEKHTQERALRITIPESLDYTEVFDEIFEKYLKRWELIQVKTTNMGSLFRLEYQVVLKEQKDEKRLIDAIRCRNGNLEILSSRAAIVREEL, from the coding sequence GTGCTTAATACCTGGTTTCAGTCAATTTTGGTGAACGAAACAGCAGCCACATTTTCCCTGGGGACTTTTCTGGCATGTACAGCAGCCTCCCTGGTTCTGGGGCTCGCGGCCGCAGTGATTTATATGTACCGCAATACATATACAAAGGGATTTGTTGTAACTCTGGTGCTGATGCCTGCCATTGTGCAGATGGTGATCATGCTGGTGAATGGGAATCTGGGCACCGGTGTGGCAGTGATGGGGGCATTTTCCCTGGTCAGGTTCCGCTCTGTGCCCGGAACGGCCAAAGAGATCAGCAGTATTTTCCTTGCTATGGCTGTGGGGCTGGCTACGGGCATGGGATATATTGGTATTGCGGCACTTTTTGTGGTGGTGATCGGTGCAGTCAACACCATTTTTACAGTCAGCAGGTTTGGGGAGAAACATACGCAGGAGAGAGCGCTGCGCATTACGATTCCGGAATCCCTGGATTACACGGAGGTGTTTGATGAGATTTTTGAAAAATATTTGAAGAGATGGGAACTGATCCAGGTAAAAACAACCAATATGGGCAGCCTGTTCCGTCTGGAGTACCAGGTTGTGCTGAAAGAGCAGAAAGATGAAAAGAGGCTGATAGATGCCATTCGCTGCCGAAATGGAAACCTGGAGATATTAAGCAGCAGGGCTGCGATTGTCAGAGAGGAGCTGTGA
- a CDS encoding polyphosphate polymerase domain-containing protein: MGSYQMTFKRYEKKYLLDDSQYKEFVKRTSGRLIPDQYGTTTICNIYFDTPDARLIRASLDKPVYKEKFRLRSYGTPKKDGPVFLELKKKYEGIVYKRRERMVLTEAEGYLLRREMPGVETQVLREIDWFLQYYKDIRPAMYIAYDRVAAYDMQEPELRVTFDWDIRFRSRELDLRKGPWGRQILEEGQRLMEIKIPGAMPVWLSELLDQLHIYPISFSKYGKAYQLQNARHTREGKREGGKYCA; this comes from the coding sequence ATGGGCAGTTATCAGATGACATTTAAGCGTTACGAGAAGAAATACCTGCTGGACGACAGTCAATATAAAGAATTTGTAAAAAGGACAAGCGGGAGGCTTATCCCGGATCAATATGGGACAACCACCATATGCAATATTTATTTTGATACACCGGATGCCCGGCTCATCCGTGCATCCCTGGACAAGCCGGTCTATAAGGAAAAGTTCCGGCTTCGCAGTTATGGAACACCGAAAAAGGACGGGCCTGTCTTTCTGGAACTGAAAAAGAAATATGAGGGTATTGTATACAAGCGGCGGGAGCGTATGGTGCTGACCGAGGCTGAGGGATATCTTCTGCGCCGTGAGATGCCGGGGGTAGAGACACAGGTTCTGCGGGAAATTGATTGGTTTTTACAGTATTATAAAGATATCAGGCCGGCCATGTACATCGCTTACGACAGGGTGGCTGCCTATGATATGCAGGAGCCGGAACTCAGAGTGACATTTGACTGGGATATCCGGTTCCGGAGCCGGGAACTGGATTTGAGAAAGGGCCCATGGGGCCGGCAGATATTGGAGGAGGGGCAGCGGCTTATGGAAATAAAAATTCCAGGTGCCATGCCTGTATGGCTGTCGGAACTTCTGGACCAGCTTCACATTTATCCCATATCGTTTTCCAAGTACGGAAAGGCCTACCAGCTTCAAAATGCCCGGCATACAAGGGAAGGAAAACGGGAAGGAGGGAAATATTGTGCTTAA
- a CDS encoding sensor histidine kinase has product MIKKLQRKFVMITMISLLAVLLLVVGGINGLNIYQTNGKSNILLDMLVQNSGSFPKQWDKGTHPPEPGEETMPKDGEDKSEVQQSPGEPPASQEGDGIRGRGGLFGYRISEETPFETRYFSVTIPKELADSSETVSVSQMQMDLTHVAAVTEEEVAAFANEVLKKGREKGYCGQYKYQKTVKEDGQTLLIFVDCGNDLQSIRNFAGISLLVAFLCLVLVLFLVSVFSRRAIRPVIESMEKQRQFITDAGHEIKTPIAIISANAEVIEMCEGESEWTRSIRNQVERLGELVKNLLTLSRLDEMQERLQTADFSCSETVKECVDAFAPMAQAKGLQIQKQIPQGLYMNGCESNIRQFVTILMDNAVKYAPDGGGIRITLEKKERILELSVYNDCEEIPDGDLNRLFDRFYRADSSRSRKTGGYGIGLSVAHAIVKAHKGKITARAEDTGICFTARLPLK; this is encoded by the coding sequence ATGATAAAAAAACTACAGAGGAAGTTTGTCATGATAACCATGATCTCCCTGCTCGCTGTGCTTCTGCTTGTGGTAGGGGGGATCAATGGGCTGAATATTTACCAGACCAACGGCAAGTCCAATATTCTTCTGGATATGCTGGTTCAAAACAGCGGGAGTTTTCCAAAGCAATGGGATAAGGGCACCCACCCTCCAGAACCCGGTGAGGAGACAATGCCAAAGGATGGGGAGGACAAGTCTGAGGTACAGCAGAGTCCCGGAGAACCGCCGGCTTCGCAGGAGGGCGATGGTATACGCGGACGGGGCGGGCTGTTTGGCTACCGGATATCAGAGGAGACTCCTTTTGAGACCCGGTACTTTTCCGTGACCATTCCAAAAGAACTGGCAGATTCCAGTGAAACGGTGTCTGTCTCACAGATGCAGATGGATTTGACACATGTGGCGGCAGTTACAGAGGAGGAGGTGGCTGCATTTGCCAATGAGGTTTTGAAAAAGGGAAGGGAAAAGGGCTACTGCGGCCAATATAAATACCAGAAGACTGTGAAGGAGGATGGGCAGACGCTTCTGATATTTGTAGACTGCGGCAATGATTTGCAGTCTATCCGGAATTTTGCGGGAATATCTTTGCTCGTGGCATTTCTCTGCCTGGTGCTGGTGCTGTTTTTGGTAAGTGTGTTCTCCAGAAGGGCAATCAGGCCGGTGATCGAGAGTATGGAAAAGCAGAGGCAGTTCATAACGGACGCAGGTCATGAAATCAAGACCCCCATTGCCATTATCTCTGCCAATGCAGAGGTGATCGAAATGTGTGAGGGGGAGAGTGAATGGACCAGGAGCATCCGAAACCAGGTGGAGCGTCTGGGAGAGCTGGTGAAAAATCTGCTTACGCTGTCCCGGCTGGATGAAATGCAGGAGAGGCTTCAGACCGCAGATTTTTCCTGCTCCGAGACGGTAAAAGAGTGTGTGGATGCTTTTGCGCCCATGGCGCAGGCAAAAGGGCTGCAGATACAGAAGCAGATACCCCAAGGGCTTTATATGAATGGATGTGAATCCAATATCCGGCAGTTCGTGACGATCCTTATGGATAACGCAGTCAAATATGCCCCGGATGGAGGAGGTATCCGCATAACTCTGGAGAAAAAAGAGCGAATACTGGAGCTTTCTGTCTACAACGATTGTGAGGAGATTCCGGACGGGGATCTGAACAGGCTTTTTGACCGGTTCTACCGGGCTGACAGTTCCCGCTCCAGAAAGACAGGGGGATACGGGATCGGACTGTCAGTGGCTCATGCCATTGTAAAAGCACATAAGGGAAAGATCACAGCCAGGGCAGAGGACACGGGTATATGCTTCACGGCAAGGCTTCCATTGAAATAG
- a CDS encoding response regulator transcription factor produces the protein MRLLLAEDEKELANALAAVLKHNKYSIDVVYNGADAYDWAQAAAYDGMILDIMMPRMSGLEVLEALRKQGCTVPILLLTAKGEIEDRVTGLDLGADDYLPKPFAMKELLARIRAMTRRKSEFSANVLDFHELTLNRENFELGYKSQALRLGNKEFQMMEMLMRNSNQFISAEQFMEKIWGYEAEAEVSVVWVYLSYLRKKLQRLGAPVEIKAARGIGYKLEKKA, from the coding sequence ATGCGGTTACTTCTTGCAGAAGACGAAAAAGAGCTGGCAAACGCGCTGGCAGCAGTGTTGAAGCACAACAAGTATTCCATAGATGTGGTTTATAACGGGGCAGATGCCTATGACTGGGCCCAGGCGGCTGCGTATGACGGTATGATCCTGGATATCATGATGCCCAGGATGAGCGGCCTTGAAGTGCTGGAAGCGCTGAGAAAGCAGGGCTGTACTGTGCCTATCCTGCTTCTTACTGCTAAGGGGGAGATTGAAGACCGGGTCACAGGACTGGATTTGGGAGCGGACGATTATCTTCCAAAACCGTTTGCCATGAAAGAACTGCTTGCCAGAATCAGGGCCATGACCAGAAGAAAGTCAGAGTTTTCAGCAAATGTGCTGGATTTCCATGAGCTGACCCTGAACCGGGAGAATTTTGAACTGGGTTATAAAAGCCAGGCTCTCCGTCTGGGAAATAAGGAGTTTCAGATGATGGAAATGCTTATGAGAAATTCCAACCAGTTTATTTCAGCAGAGCAGTTCATGGAAAAGATATGGGGATATGAAGCGGAGGCCGAGGTGAGCGTGGTATGGGTCTATCTCTCTTATTTGCGAAAGAAACTCCAGAGACTGGGTGCACCTGTAGAAATCAAGGCAGCCAGAGGGATCGGCTATAAACTGGAGAAAAAAGCCTGA